One Urocitellus parryii isolate mUroPar1 chromosome 8, mUroPar1.hap1, whole genome shotgun sequence DNA window includes the following coding sequences:
- the LOC113200083 gene encoding olfactory receptor 14J1-like: protein MIMTNITTRNGFLLLGFSDDRKLQILYALLFLVLYLVALTGNFIIITITTLDQHLQSPMYYFLKQLSLLDLSFISVTVPQAIDNSLMDDNYVSYGQCILQVFFFTSLAWTEIAILTVMSYDRYTAICFPLHYEVIMDPRNCQWAMIAVWVSGGISGILYTAATFSITFCRVKIIHQFFCDVPQLLKLSCSNDYLGVIGVDAFISVVALACFVSIALSYVHIFSTVLRIPSAEGRSKVFSTCLPHLFVVSFFLSTGICAYLKPTSDSPSAFDVMLSIFYTVIPPTLNPIIYSLRNEAMKGALRNLLLDRKFTGKNTLLSCC from the coding sequence atgattatgaCAAACATAACCACGAGGAATGGATTCCTCCTCTTGGGGTTTTCTGATGACCGTAAGCTGCAGATCTTGTATGCTTTGCTCTTCTTGGTGTTGTACCTAGTGGCTTTGACAGGAAActtcatcattatcaccatcacaaCACTGGACCAGCACCTCCAATCTCCAATGTATTACTTTTTGAAGCAACTTTCCCTTCTGGACCTCTCCTTCATTTCCGTCACAGTCCCCCAGGCCATTGACAATTCACTGATGGATGATAACTATGTTTCATATGGCCAGTGCATACTGCAGGTTTTCTTCTTCACATCTTTGGCCTGGACTGAGATAGCTATTCTTACAGTTATGTCTTATGACCGTTATACAGCCATTTGCTTCCCACTGCACTACGAGGTCATCATGGATCCCAGAAATTGTCAGTGGGCTATGATAGCTGTGTGGGTGAGTGGAGGCATCTCAGGAATCTTATACACAGCAGCTACATTTTCTATCACATTCTGTAGGGTGAAAATAATACATCAATTTTTCTGTGATGTCCCCCAATTACTGAAGCTCTCCTGTTCCAATGATTACCTAGGAGTGATTGGAGTAGATGCTTTCATATCTGTGGTGGCATTAGCCTGCTTTGTCTCCATTGCCCTCTCCTATGTTCACATATTCTCCACAGTTCTAAGAATACCCTCTGCCGAAGGCCGCTCTAAGGTATTCTCCACCTGCCTGCCCCACCTCTTTGTTGtctcattttttctctctacAGGCATCTGTGCATATCTAAAACCAACTTCAGATTCCCCATCTGCATTTGACGTTATGTTATCTATCTTTTACACAGTGATACCCCCAACACTCAACCCTATTATCTATAGTCTGAGGAATGAGGCCATGAAGGGTGCGCTAAGAAACTTACTTTTGGACAGAAAATTCACTGGGAAAAATACACTTTTGTCCTGTTGTTAG